Within the Bacillus sp. FSL K6-3431 genome, the region TGACATGGCTGTTGCTGTCCCACATCAAGATGTGCTAATCATTGCAGATATTCGCAACGAAACTGGATACGATATTTTGGCGCAAATGACGATGGGCTTTTTTGCTGATGGAAATGTGCCTATCACAGCCTTATCTTTTATTTACGAAAACGGCAAGCTTGATCCTATTTTTATTTTAGGGAAAAATCGCAAGAAGGACCAATGAGAGGGGAAAGAAACATGAATGTATTTTATAATGAAGAGGGAATTGGCGATACGCTAATCATTACGTTAAAGGAAATGGAAAATAAAACGTTTGATCGTAAAGGTGATGTAGCTCGTATTTATGATGAAGAAACAAATGAAACTGGTGGCTTCAACATTTTTAATGCATCGAATTATGTAAAAGTTAGTACTAAAGGTCAAGTGGAGTTAAATGAGGAAATCGTTGCGAAAATCAATGATGTGCTTGAAACAAATGGCTTTGAAGAAAAAGTGGAAGCTGATTTTACACCGAAATTTGTTATAGGTTATATTAAAGCAAAAGAAAAGCATCCAAATGCGGATAAATTGAGTGTTTGCACTGTTGATGTAGGTACGGAAGAATTACAAATCGTTTGTGGTGCACCGAATGTGGATGCAGGGCAAAAAGTTGTTGTTGCTAAGGTAGGCGCAGTTATGCCAAGCGGTATGTTGATCAAAGATGCCGAGTTACGTGGTGTACCATCTAGTGGCATGATTTGTGCAGCTCGTGAATTAGAGCTTCCAAACGCCCCACAGGAAAAAGGAATTCTTGTTTTAGAAGATGAGAAATATGAAGTTGGTCAAGCATTTACGTTTTAACTTCATTCAGCAGAAGTCCCCACTTCGTAAGTGGCGGGATGAATGTAATTTACCTTATTCAGCGGGAGTGCAAACTCTGGCTGAATGAAGTGAAAGCCATCGGCGGATGTCACAGATCTTCAGAGGAAGTTTATCGAGCGAGCTCGATAAAATCTGACGCATTCCTCCGAGGCGGAATTGATTGAAAAGTGTGAGCGGATTCCGTTCACATCTTTTTTTTTGAATATACGACGATATGTAAGGGCCTTGCACATTTCATAGAGAGCATTGGAAGAATTAATGTAATATTCTTTACAACGTATGGAATGCTTACGAAAAATATGATATAATTCTTGGGTCTTGCCTTCGATGAGAGTTCGAAGTCTATTTTATTT harbors:
- the ytpR gene encoding YtpR family tRNA-binding protein, yielding MNVFYNEEGIGDTLIITLKEMENKTFDRKGDVARIYDEETNETGGFNIFNASNYVKVSTKGQVELNEEIVAKINDVLETNGFEEKVEADFTPKFVIGYIKAKEKHPNADKLSVCTVDVGTEELQIVCGAPNVDAGQKVVVAKVGAVMPSGMLIKDAELRGVPSSGMICAARELELPNAPQEKGILVLEDEKYEVGQAFTF